Proteins encoded by one window of Paenibacillus sp. DCT19:
- a CDS encoding DUF896 domain-containing protein: MIPILGRINELSRKQRSSTGLTQAEQQEQQELRKEYLQAIRGQVLTTMLGVSVVDPLGNDVTPEKLIIEKVQRRKQTEH, translated from the coding sequence ATGATTCCTATTTTGGGACGTATCAACGAATTAAGTAGAAAACAACGTAGCAGCACTGGGCTGACGCAAGCAGAACAACAAGAACAGCAAGAACTGAGAAAAGAGTATTTGCAGGCGATTCGAGGTCAAGTACTTACAACCATGTTAGGCGTGTCCGTTGTCGATCCACTGGGCAATGACGTGACACCTGAGAAATTAATTATTGAAAAAGTGCAGCGCCGTAAACAGACGGAGCA